A region of the Channa argus isolate prfri chromosome 14, Channa argus male v1.0, whole genome shotgun sequence genome:
ACTGAGGTTCATCACTTTGGTCAAAAACTACATTCTCAAAGTGTCAAAGTAAGAAGACTAAATCTAGAGCTGCCATAACAATTATCCTAAATGTCCTTGAAGTTTCTGATCACCTAAAATATACGTGTACAATACTCAGATTGCTTACTGGTGAAACTGTGGTTTGTTATTTgatgttactttattttatgtctttggcCGTCACATGCCCAGTGGTTGTGATGTAACTTAATGAAGTGGCAACAGGAATCCCTGAGCTAAGATATGGAAGGTAAAATCTGATAATCAGATAGCTTTTCCCATGCTGTTTGCACAGTTCAAGCTCTGTTTTTCATAGAATTAGACAACTGTTTCACTCCAGTCAGTTACATACAAGACTAAAAGCGTGGACTTATTTGTTACATATTCATCACACAATGTAATATAAATCTTAGAGCTACCGTGCTTATGATCATGTGTAATTGTTGGGTATGTATATGAAGTATTGATgtcattatttaataataaaatatatgtcatttaatttgatttatcaCATGATGCAGAGGAACCTACAAAATTTTGAAGTggtcagtttttttctgttaagcACTGTATTTAAAACTTAAGCTGGAGTTTTAAGTtatatattttaccttttttgtaaataaatacattaattgtTTGTAAATCTTTGGCTGTAATAAATAATGGATGTTAATTTCTCCCGGACCCCTGTCTCTGTACAATGCTGCCCCCGCTGGTCTTCACGGTAGTGTGCAGGACCTGGAAGATGTTGCAAggcttttttatgttattttaacagACCTGTGTTGTTTAACATTAGTTGTAGGTCTTTTAGTACTTATTTCTACAGCCAGAGATCATTCGTTAGCAGAAAAGTAATCCGGGATATATCTAACCCTTAGTTATTTAGGTCCTCTCCCGGAAGTATCTAGTCAACAAAGGGGAGCTGGACGTACAATGGGCATCAAGAAACTGGCAGATTTGGTCCGCTCGGACGCCCCGGATGCGATTTCGCATAAAGAAATCAGTGACTACTCGGGTAATTTCCCTCCTCAGGCACCAATTTGTTTGATTCGTACTTGACATGGTAAACGACGATGGTTCGTGTTgtttgctaacgttagcaaacCTGCCTGAGCTAACTTTGACGTTATAACCCATGACACAAAATAACGTCTTACTACATTTTGTTGAGTAAAATGTACTAATGGAAATAAACATGTCCTGCTTTTCTCTACTGTCCTTGCTAATTAACTTCAGCTAGATATGTTTGAgagtttaaaactttatttttccaaaaGATGATGGCCAATAGATTACAACAGTATGTAAAGTTAAAATGACTTTATACACTGCTTACATTTTCAATCTggaataataaagtaaatgtaaaaagtaataaaaacactttgaataGAGCCTGGTAACTCCGTGAACTGTGTAACTCcatattattaaaagtaaatgcTGTGGGATTTGTAAGTGTAATGTACACAGCATTACAAGGTGGTATTACTGAAATCATTCACCTAAATACCtattattgaaattatttttaccCTAAGCctaaaccctaaccctaaataCTAAGAGCATATTAATGCAGTGTGTTAGGAACATTTTATAAAGATACAAGGTCAAGTGAACTGATTTTGCTATGTAATGTACTGacacattttctcattaataacgtGTTACAAAGAAGTAATTATGTGTTTTCATGCTTCATAtaactattactactactactaatacttgAAAATAATGATGTATTCATAACCAAATGGAAATGTTattatttgatgttttgatgttttacatTCCACAGGAAAAATAATAGCATTTGATACCTCTATTATTATGAACCAGTTTCGGGCAGCAACACCTCAGTTAAGGTGAGTTTGTTgtttacctttttttctttctgtgttggtgtttttagaaaatattcCATCCAATCTGATTGAACTTGTGGAGGGGATATTTGCAAAATGCAAGCATGTTATCacattgtcatatttgttttacgTGCTTTTTTTTCATTGGTAAGATTGATAGTCAAAATTTGCAATTAACCTCCAGCACAGTAACATGTCCAATGAGGCATGGGGGAATGAATGTTTACTGAATCCAATCTGTCCTGTATGTGTAAAATGAGCTTGATTCCTTTTCTTTAGCCCTCTGACAGGTCTATTATTCCGTACTCTCACTTTTCTGGAACATGACATAAAGCCAGTCTTTGTGTTTGATGGACAGCCTCCTGATGAAAAGTCAGCTGTTGTAAGTGGTACCTTGAGTCTGTATGTTTTGACTGATCCTGATGCTAAACATATTCTCCTGGTGTGTTTATGGCAGTCAGAGGACAGCTGTAGTGTAATACAAATGGCTGGGACCCTTGCTTATTGAAATTCCTATTTTTCCTGCAGCTTAAGAAACGAGCTGAGTCAGCTGGTTGGAACTCCACCAACCGCACAGGCACAGGTATATTTAGGTTTCTGAAGTTTACTTCCTGAGATGTGCAGTATGCATTGGGATTATGAGTGTTCATCCTCTTAAGTGAATGCTACCTGTTTTATGCTTAATGTAGCTTCTTCCCAGACCAAAGAATGGTATCAGCTCCTGGAGCTCTTGGGTGTACCTTTCATCAAGGTacactgggggaaaaaacaaaacagggatATATACATTAACgttctcttgctaattccatcCTTCCCTCACTAAccccattttcattttcatctccTACTGCCTTTGGCTCATGCTCCAGGCTCCAGGGGATGCCGAAGCCCTGTGTGCTCACCTTGTGAAAGAGGAGAAAGTATATGCAGTGGCATCTGAAGACATGGACACGCTGCCATTTGGAGGCAAAATTCTTATTCGCCAGCTGAACGCCAAGAAGAACAGGTAGGAAATGTGGAATCCTTCTGTTTCTTAAAATACCTACTTGGGTTGATGTTGCTGTTTTCCACCTAAGAAAACTTCAGCCTCGTTTAGACATCTCCTGTCAAGGGATGTTTGTGAATTGATACTTGTgccacaatttttatttttaaaaaatgtatagcaAATATTCAATATATTACTTATATTAAAGGTTGGAACGGGACTTGGAGGTTTCTCTGctcattaaattataaaaatgtcttaaatgttGGAGCTGTCACACTTAAACAACAGGAAGGTGCGTTCAACTCCCCA
Encoded here:
- the zgc:110269 gene encoding probable flap endonuclease 1 homolog isoform X3 is translated as MGIKKLADLVRSDAPDAISHKEISDYSGKIIAFDTSIIMNQFRAATPQLSPLTGLLFRTLTFLEHDIKPVFVFDGQPPDEKSAVLKKRAESAGWNSTNRTGTASSQTKEWYQLLELLGVPFIKAPGDAEALCAHLVKEEKVYAVASEDMDTLPFGGKILIRQLNAKKNSEVIEYSLPKLLTKLGLSQQEFVDLCILLGCDYCEKINGLGPKKALKLIQQHRTIEKVVLNINGKKNSQPHLWKYREARKIFLHTPETQALELRWTEPDEEGLVSFFCQDRHIKYVLIKGG